From the genome of Bradyrhizobium elkanii USDA 76, one region includes:
- a CDS encoding DHA2 family efflux MFS transporter permease subunit, with product MSSTSRTVGVVPLAKGSAQAWIVLFLLTLATAMDAINSSVLVIARGHIMGTAHATPDEVAWVNMAYLASKLTGFPVAAWICLRVSSGAQILAATSVLLAASVGCALTEHLGTLIVWRIIQGLAGALLLVCSQLLLFQLFTRRQQGVVQALFAFSVIMAPTTLTPVLQGWAVDTGDWSWIFLANIPLGLCGLAAPLLLPSDRVADDQKEPFDWMGVCLLAAGMTAIVFVTQEGSRHNWFDEPEIVKVTIAGAIAMTAFIGWLFALQHRGSLIKFAPFRDEHFSFGFLVSFVAGCALFGSASIIPAFATNVLAMSPTYAGLLLLPSGLLVCSGLLLAGSTIQFFSLDPTRPIPIGILCFMVAMWMMSGSTSQSGLPDLVPDLLLRGFGLGLLFVSLTLVTLNGLSGVALAHGIAVFNMARQLGGQIGIAWLGTYLDHQNALNRTVLSQHIDAANPAFIQHRDAIEATLIARGFNPESVAEAAVAIIQQHLSQQVATLSFNECFLAVALLFLGAAPILILCKVLLLRYRPHGHAQ from the coding sequence ATGAGCAGTACGAGCAGAACCGTCGGCGTCGTGCCGCTAGCTAAAGGCTCCGCCCAGGCTTGGATCGTACTTTTTCTACTGACCCTCGCCACCGCGATGGACGCGATCAACAGCTCGGTGCTGGTGATAGCTCGCGGCCACATCATGGGTACCGCTCACGCTACGCCCGATGAGGTCGCATGGGTCAATATGGCCTACCTCGCGTCAAAACTCACCGGATTTCCCGTTGCTGCATGGATATGCTTACGCGTTTCTTCGGGCGCTCAAATTCTTGCCGCGACTTCAGTCTTACTAGCTGCGTCCGTGGGCTGTGCGTTGACCGAGCATCTCGGCACACTCATCGTGTGGCGCATCATCCAGGGGCTCGCTGGTGCGCTCCTTCTTGTCTGTAGCCAACTCCTCCTTTTCCAACTGTTCACGCGGCGACAGCAAGGCGTCGTCCAAGCGCTCTTTGCGTTCAGCGTCATTATGGCTCCCACGACGTTGACACCTGTACTGCAGGGCTGGGCCGTCGATACAGGAGACTGGTCCTGGATCTTCCTCGCGAATATTCCGCTCGGATTGTGCGGCTTGGCCGCTCCGCTGCTATTGCCATCCGATCGGGTAGCCGACGATCAAAAGGAGCCATTTGACTGGATGGGCGTATGTCTCCTGGCGGCTGGAATGACCGCCATCGTGTTTGTCACCCAAGAGGGCAGTCGACACAATTGGTTTGACGAGCCGGAAATCGTAAAGGTCACCATCGCCGGGGCGATCGCAATGACCGCCTTCATTGGATGGTTATTTGCATTACAGCACCGTGGTTCCCTGATTAAATTTGCACCATTCCGCGACGAACACTTCAGTTTCGGCTTCCTCGTGAGTTTCGTTGCCGGATGCGCGCTGTTCGGTAGTGCTTCTATCATTCCGGCCTTCGCGACGAACGTCTTGGCGATGTCTCCAACCTACGCAGGCCTTCTGCTCTTGCCGAGCGGATTGCTCGTATGCAGCGGCCTACTCCTTGCCGGCTCGACCATTCAATTCTTCTCGCTTGATCCGACGCGGCCGATACCGATCGGCATTCTGTGCTTCATGGTGGCGATGTGGATGATGTCGGGATCGACGTCCCAAAGCGGCTTGCCCGATCTCGTACCTGACCTTCTCCTACGCGGTTTTGGTCTCGGTCTCCTGTTCGTATCCCTTACGCTCGTGACGTTGAACGGACTCAGCGGCGTTGCGCTCGCCCATGGCATTGCCGTGTTCAATATGGCTCGTCAACTGGGCGGGCAAATCGGCATCGCCTGGCTTGGAACGTACCTAGATCATCAGAACGCGCTGAATCGCACGGTCCTGTCTCAGCACATCGATGCGGCCAATCCGGCTTTCATTCAGCACCGGGACGCCATTGAGGCGACGCTGATCGCGAGAGGATTCAACCCGGAAAGTGTCGCAGAAGCTGCCGTCGCCATCATCCAGCAGCATCTTTCGCAGCAGGTTGCGACACTATCGTTCAACGAGTGTTTCCTTGCGGTCGCCCTATTATTTCTCGGCGCTGCACCGATTCTGATCCTATGCAAGGTGCTGCTGCTTCGCTATAGGCCTCATGGACACGCGCAATGA
- a CDS encoding medium chain dehydrogenase/reductase family protein, which produces MIEPRNRVVQVRSFGDPETLEVVDAPLPSAGLGEVRVRVLASSLNYTEVLIRRHLYPQTMRLRPPFVMGYDVVGEIDQLGEGVRNLQIGNRVADMTVVGSNADYRTLRANDVARVPEGLDAAEAATLILSWTTAYQLLHRAARVRRGQRVLVHGAAGAVGQALLVLGRLAGLELWGTARGEHTALVRELGATPIDYRREDFTRVLPGGFDIIVDGVGEDGYRRSYAALKRGGLLCAIGFSASVQAQRRMLPIVMEIARLYLWRLLPGGKRARFYSVNAMRARHPTWFKEDLQRLFELLATGAIRPRVAGRISFDQVAEAHRRLEAGGLEGKLVLCPDLPSRSHRAPRQETPTASSNEGPHPTVQRVSQGPTYFGVARYFRYRHARTLPC; this is translated from the coding sequence ATGATTGAGCCCCGCAATCGAGTTGTTCAAGTCAGGAGCTTCGGTGATCCCGAGACGCTGGAGGTCGTCGACGCTCCCCTGCCGTCCGCCGGACTGGGCGAGGTGCGGGTTCGTGTACTCGCGTCGAGCCTCAACTACACTGAGGTGTTGATCAGGCGCCACTTATACCCTCAAACGATGCGCCTCAGGCCGCCGTTCGTGATGGGCTACGACGTCGTCGGGGAAATCGATCAGCTCGGCGAAGGCGTGCGCAACCTTCAGATTGGCAACCGCGTGGCCGACATGACGGTGGTCGGATCCAACGCCGACTATCGTACGCTCCGGGCAAACGACGTGGCCCGCGTGCCGGAGGGTCTCGACGCGGCGGAAGCGGCCACGCTGATCTTGAGCTGGACGACCGCATACCAGCTTCTGCACCGTGCCGCCCGGGTGCGGCGAGGCCAGCGCGTGCTCGTGCATGGCGCTGCCGGCGCCGTCGGGCAGGCGCTGCTCGTGCTCGGGAGGCTGGCCGGCCTCGAGCTGTGGGGCACCGCTCGCGGCGAACACACAGCGCTCGTCCGCGAGCTAGGCGCAACGCCGATCGACTACCGGCGCGAGGACTTCACGCGCGTGCTGCCGGGCGGGTTCGACATCATCGTCGACGGCGTTGGCGAAGACGGCTATCGCCGCTCATACGCGGCGCTCAAGCGCGGCGGTCTGCTCTGCGCCATTGGCTTCTCCGCGAGCGTGCAGGCACAGCGTCGCATGCTTCCTATCGTGATGGAGATTGCGCGCCTGTACCTGTGGAGGCTGTTGCCTGGTGGCAAGCGTGCCCGCTTTTACTCAGTCAATGCGATGCGAGCGCGACATCCCACCTGGTTCAAGGAGGACTTGCAGCGATTATTCGAGCTTCTGGCAACGGGTGCCATCCGGCCGCGCGTTGCCGGGCGGATCTCCTTCGACCAGGTCGCCGAGGCTCACCGTCGCCTCGAAGCAGGCGGTCTTGAGGGCAAGCTCGTCCTTTGTCCTGACCTCCCATCACGGAGCCATCGAGCGCCTCGGCAGGAAACGCCCACAGCTTCCTCAAACGAGGGGCCGCATCCGACGGTGCAAAGAGTATCGCAAGGCCCCACCTATTTCGGAGTCGCGCGTTACTTTCGCTACCGGCATGCTAGGACTCTGCCGTGCTAA
- a CDS encoding winged helix-turn-helix domain-containing tetratricopeptide repeat protein has protein sequence MTVDRLKGLAVRYLFGEYAFDVDRREVHRGADIVSVAPQVFDLINYLLRNRERVVSKDDLIKAIWNGRSVSDAALTTRLNAARIAIGDSGEEQRFIKTLPRKGFRFVGAVQEALDPLGTQQVTENRQVELQQPDLALPDKPSIAVLPFENMSGDPEHEFFAEGMVEEIITALSRFKSLFVIARNSSFTFKGRAVDIKEVGRRLGVRYVLGGAVRKASGKVRITGQLIDAVTGAHLWADRFERDLIDVFSLQDEVTIAVVSAIQPKMLQTEIAMATRRRPENLTAYDCFLRAMHQYHLTTRESLAEAIKLAHRALELDPRFGFAAALAGDCHASNVALGYANDPQFDREEAVRLARLALRIDDGDPDTLSRIAVILAGTVGDSEAEIEMADRAVALNPNSWRTWNNRGWVYVLAGLPEEAMRSFERAIRMSPVDPLLHMTFIGIGNALMRLRRLDEAIVAFKKALRHNPSFMPAYRGLASAFAQLGRDAEAHEAAARVLEIDPAFTVSAWIAQVPKHSKRFVEGLRKAGLPE, from the coding sequence ATGACCGTAGACCGCCTAAAGGGATTGGCAGTGCGCTATCTTTTCGGGGAGTACGCATTCGACGTCGACCGGCGCGAGGTACATCGTGGGGCAGACATCGTCTCCGTCGCGCCCCAGGTTTTTGATCTGATCAATTACCTACTCCGCAACCGGGAACGAGTTGTCAGCAAAGACGACCTCATCAAAGCCATTTGGAATGGGCGCAGCGTATCCGACGCGGCTCTGACAACCCGCCTGAATGCCGCCCGGATTGCGATCGGCGATTCCGGCGAGGAACAGCGCTTCATCAAGACACTGCCGCGCAAGGGCTTCCGTTTCGTCGGAGCAGTCCAGGAAGCGCTGGACCCGTTGGGGACGCAGCAAGTTACCGAAAACCGGCAGGTAGAACTTCAACAACCCGACCTTGCGCTCCCCGACAAACCCTCCATCGCTGTGCTGCCATTTGAGAACATGAGCGGCGATCCAGAGCATGAATTCTTCGCCGAAGGCATGGTGGAAGAGATCATCACTGCGCTCTCGCGCTTCAAGTCGCTGTTCGTCATCGCGCGCAATTCGAGCTTTACCTTCAAGGGCCGGGCGGTCGATATCAAGGAAGTCGGGCGAAGGCTCGGCGTGCGGTATGTCCTCGGGGGGGCTGTGCGGAAGGCGTCGGGGAAAGTTCGCATCACAGGACAGTTGATCGATGCGGTTACTGGCGCGCATCTATGGGCGGACCGGTTTGAGCGTGACCTGATCGACGTCTTCTCTCTTCAAGACGAAGTTACCATCGCCGTCGTCTCGGCTATTCAGCCAAAGATGCTTCAAACAGAAATTGCAATGGCGACGCGGCGGCGACCGGAGAACCTCACTGCCTATGACTGTTTTCTCCGAGCCATGCACCAATACCACCTGACGACCCGCGAAAGTTTGGCCGAGGCGATCAAGCTGGCTCATCGCGCTTTGGAGCTAGACCCGAGGTTCGGCTTTGCGGCGGCTTTGGCAGGTGACTGTCATGCGAGCAACGTCGCTCTAGGCTATGCCAACGATCCCCAGTTCGACCGCGAGGAGGCAGTGCGGCTCGCTCGTTTGGCATTGAGGATCGATGATGGTGATCCGGACACGCTGTCAAGGATTGCCGTAATCTTGGCGGGCACGGTCGGCGATAGCGAAGCCGAGATCGAAATGGCTGACCGGGCGGTCGCGCTCAACCCAAACTCATGGCGCACTTGGAATAACAGAGGCTGGGTCTATGTATTGGCGGGACTTCCAGAGGAAGCAATGCGAAGCTTTGAACGCGCCATTCGCATGAGCCCCGTGGACCCGCTGCTGCACATGACGTTTATCGGCATTGGGAATGCCCTTATGAGGCTTCGCCGCCTTGACGAGGCGATCGTAGCATTTAAGAAAGCGCTTCGGCACAATCCCTCCTTCATGCCAGCTTACCGCGGCCTCGCGTCCGCCTTCGCCCAGCTAGGACGCGACGCTGAGGCGCACGAGGCGGCGGCGCGCGTGCTTGAGATCGATCCCGCCTTTACAGTATCGGCGTGGATCGCCCAGGTCCCCAAACACTCAAAACGGTTTGTTGAGGGTCTTCGGAAAGCCGGATTGCCCGAATAG
- a CDS encoding HlyD family secretion protein — protein sequence MGKRQIAMGATAFAVAAGFGWVRWENARSRESTDNAYVHGDITAIAPKVSGYVSEVLVEDNQSIAAGAILVRIDDRDYRTQRDRAAAAVAQVEAAIENLARRKALQRAVVREAEASSQMAQADFELADRQFGRTSRLMQTGATSESVHDAAVAGQSRARAALTRSQAAITAAREQQTVLESESGQLSARLAEARAGLALSEIALSETVIRAPIAGVVGNRRVRVGEFVRPGGGLVSIVPVDSVWVVANFKETQISRMRVGQQAEVTVDGYPGARVRGTIDSLSPGSGAAFSLIPPDNATGNFVRVVQRVPVKIRLDRENALLGRLVPGMSVDVTVELPARASVERTAQDPVVSLFRGAN from the coding sequence ATGGGAAAGCGCCAGATTGCAATGGGAGCGACCGCATTTGCGGTTGCGGCTGGCTTTGGTTGGGTTCGGTGGGAAAACGCGCGTTCCCGGGAGAGCACCGACAACGCCTATGTCCATGGAGATATTACTGCGATCGCCCCAAAGGTCTCAGGCTATGTCTCCGAGGTTCTCGTCGAGGATAATCAGTCCATCGCGGCGGGAGCCATACTTGTCCGCATCGACGACAGGGATTATCGCACGCAGCGGGATCGCGCCGCCGCCGCAGTCGCTCAGGTCGAGGCAGCGATCGAGAACCTTGCGCGGCGCAAAGCGCTGCAGCGCGCCGTCGTTCGAGAAGCCGAGGCCTCATCACAGATGGCGCAGGCGGACTTTGAGCTTGCGGACCGCCAGTTCGGGCGAACGAGCCGCCTCATGCAAACAGGCGCAACGTCCGAAAGTGTACATGACGCCGCCGTCGCCGGTCAGAGCAGAGCGAGAGCCGCGCTGACACGCAGCCAGGCCGCCATCACAGCCGCCCGCGAGCAGCAGACCGTCCTAGAATCGGAATCTGGTCAGCTCTCAGCGCGGCTGGCCGAAGCGCGAGCCGGCCTTGCTCTCTCCGAAATTGCTCTTTCCGAGACCGTCATTCGCGCGCCCATCGCAGGCGTGGTTGGCAATCGCCGCGTGAGGGTTGGTGAGTTCGTGCGCCCTGGAGGAGGCCTAGTTTCGATTGTGCCGGTGGATAGCGTCTGGGTCGTTGCGAACTTCAAGGAAACGCAGATTTCGCGCATGCGTGTTGGGCAGCAGGCCGAAGTCACAGTCGACGGCTATCCGGGCGCAAGGGTTCGCGGCACGATCGACAGTCTCTCGCCAGGCAGTGGTGCGGCCTTCAGTCTTATTCCGCCAGATAATGCGACCGGAAATTTCGTTCGAGTTGTTCAGCGCGTCCCAGTCAAGATCCGTCTTGATCGAGAGAATGCCCTTCTCGGCCGGCTCGTACCGGGGATGTCTGTCGATGTAACGGTGGAGCTGCCGGCGCGAGCATCTGTGGAGCGGACGGCTCAAGATCCTGTGGTATCGCTCTTTCGCGGGGCGAACTAG
- a CDS encoding ABC transporter substrate-binding protein, which translates to MKATRLAMFGTFAAALLASPTVSAQVSDDTIKIGVLTDMNGPASTPTGQGSVTAAQMAVDDFGGKVLGKPISVIVGDHQLKPDIGATIARRWYDVDQVDLIVDVPVSAVGLAVQNIANEKKKLFITHSTGATDFHGKFCSPYAIQWVFDTRALAVGTAQEVVKRGGDSWFFITDDYAFGHSLEKDASAIVTKNGGKVLGAVRPPFATPDLSSFILQAQASKAKIIGIAGGPPNNTNEIKTAAEFGVFAGGQQMAALLALITDIHSIGLSAAQGLLLTTSFYWDMDDKTREWSKRYFAKMNRMPTMWQAGVYSSVTAYLNAIKDAGTDDPLKVAAKMREKPVEDFFARNGKLREDNLMVHDLWLVQVKTPAESKYPWDYYKILAKISGEDAFGPPDPACAMAKK; encoded by the coding sequence ATGAAGGCCACCAGACTAGCCATGTTCGGGACGTTCGCAGCCGCGCTGCTGGCCTCCCCGACCGTATCGGCGCAGGTATCCGACGACACCATCAAGATCGGCGTGCTGACCGACATGAACGGCCCCGCCTCGACGCCGACCGGCCAGGGCTCGGTCACCGCCGCGCAGATGGCGGTCGACGATTTCGGCGGCAAGGTGCTCGGCAAGCCAATCTCGGTGATCGTCGGCGATCACCAGCTCAAGCCCGATATCGGCGCGACCATCGCGCGACGCTGGTATGACGTCGATCAGGTCGACCTCATCGTCGACGTGCCGGTCTCGGCGGTCGGGCTCGCGGTGCAGAACATCGCGAACGAGAAGAAGAAGCTGTTCATCACGCACTCGACCGGCGCGACCGATTTCCACGGCAAGTTCTGCTCGCCCTATGCGATACAGTGGGTATTCGACACCAGGGCGCTCGCGGTCGGCACCGCGCAGGAGGTGGTGAAGCGCGGCGGCGACAGCTGGTTCTTCATCACCGACGATTATGCGTTCGGCCACTCGCTGGAGAAGGACGCCTCCGCGATCGTGACCAAGAACGGCGGCAAGGTGCTCGGCGCGGTGCGGCCGCCGTTTGCGACGCCCGATCTGTCGTCCTTCATCCTGCAGGCGCAGGCCTCGAAGGCCAAGATCATCGGCATTGCCGGCGGACCGCCCAACAACACCAACGAGATCAAGACCGCCGCCGAGTTCGGCGTCTTCGCCGGCGGGCAGCAGATGGCGGCGCTGCTGGCGCTGATCACCGACATCCACTCGATCGGGCTGTCGGCCGCGCAGGGCCTGCTGCTGACCACCTCGTTCTACTGGGACATGGACGACAAGACCCGCGAATGGTCGAAGCGCTATTTCGCCAAGATGAACCGGATGCCGACGATGTGGCAGGCCGGCGTTTACTCCTCCGTGACCGCCTATCTGAACGCGATCAAGGATGCCGGCACCGACGATCCGCTCAAGGTCGCGGCCAAGATGCGCGAGAAGCCGGTCGAGGATTTCTTCGCCCGCAACGGCAAGCTGCGCGAGGACAATCTGATGGTGCACGACCTCTGGCTGGTGCAGGTCAAGACCCCGGCCGAGTCGAAATATCCGTGGGACTACTACAAAATCCTGGCCAAGATCTCCGGCGAAGACGCGTTCGGCCCGCCGGACCCGGCCTGCGCGATGGCGAAGAAATAG
- a CDS encoding molybdopterin-binding protein has product MVTAQRLPPSLIPLDAALAAVLRDVGPVQPIVLPPADALRCIAAEMPALRAYPPHDVAVSDGWAMRANDLVGASSYAPFPLAEPPVWVAAGAAMPEGTDCVVDADAVDTSGPLPQVLAEAIPGQGVRRAGSDIAVGRTVIAAGEPLLPRGQLLARAAGLQVLRVRRPRLRIVNVANGELTAQLIADTARLAGAAVVVIESAPDVAAIANALDTDGCDLMVTIGGTGVGHTDAVANALATRGTLIAHGIALQPGRTTAIGRIHTTPVVALPGAPDQAFAAWWAIALPLLDRLSGRRSRKTLALPLERKIASGVGVAEVVLLIREQGSWAALATGDLSLDAIARAEALLIVPGAAEGFAAGTVVDAYILRE; this is encoded by the coding sequence ATGGTCACCGCCCAGCGCCTTCCGCCTTCGCTCATCCCGCTCGATGCGGCACTGGCTGCCGTGCTGCGCGACGTCGGACCGGTCCAGCCGATCGTGTTGCCGCCGGCCGACGCCTTGCGCTGCATTGCAGCCGAGATGCCGGCCTTGCGCGCCTACCCGCCGCACGATGTCGCGGTCAGCGACGGGTGGGCGATGCGCGCCAATGACCTGGTCGGCGCGTCGTCCTATGCGCCGTTTCCGCTGGCCGAACCTCCGGTCTGGGTCGCGGCAGGCGCCGCGATGCCTGAAGGCACCGACTGCGTGGTCGATGCGGATGCCGTCGATACCTCCGGTCCGCTTCCGCAGGTGCTCGCCGAAGCAATCCCGGGGCAGGGCGTCAGGCGTGCCGGCAGCGACATCGCCGTTGGGCGCACCGTGATCGCAGCAGGCGAGCCGCTGCTGCCGCGCGGCCAGCTGCTCGCGCGCGCGGCCGGACTGCAGGTGTTGCGTGTGCGACGGCCGCGACTCCGCATCGTCAACGTCGCCAATGGTGAGCTGACCGCACAACTGATCGCTGACACCGCGCGCCTCGCCGGTGCTGCGGTCGTCGTCATCGAGTCGGCACCCGATGTGGCGGCGATTGCAAACGCACTCGATACCGACGGCTGCGATCTGATGGTCACGATCGGCGGCACCGGCGTCGGTCACACCGATGCTGTGGCGAATGCGCTGGCAACGCGCGGCACGCTGATCGCGCACGGCATCGCGCTGCAGCCCGGGCGCACCACGGCGATCGGACGGATCCATACCACTCCGGTGGTCGCCCTGCCTGGCGCGCCGGATCAGGCCTTCGCGGCCTGGTGGGCGATTGCGCTTCCCCTGCTCGACCGCCTGTCGGGCCGGCGCTCGCGCAAAACGCTGGCGCTGCCGCTGGAACGCAAGATCGCCTCCGGCGTCGGCGTTGCCGAGGTCGTGCTGCTGATACGCGAGCAAGGTTCCTGGGCGGCACTTGCGACCGGCGACCTGTCGCTCGATGCCATCGCGCGCGCCGAAGCCCTGCTGATCGTGCCCGGCGCCGCCGAGGGCTTCGCTGCGGGCACGGTGGTCGATGCCTATATATTGCGGGAGTGA
- a CDS encoding Bug family tripartite tricarboxylate transporter substrate binding protein: MIRFVRAALLGLICCLASIAPSSASDYPNRPVRWVIGFAAGGPVDIVARIMSQWLSDRFGQQFIVENRTGSGGNIAAAAAINSPADGYTLLFVAPNNAISTSLYKKLPFDFLRDTTPVASIMQLTNMLVVSNAMPVKTVQEFIDYCKANPGKISYASSGNGTSVHMSAELFKAMTKCDMLHVPYRGSAIAFPDIISNKVQLIFDNLPSALEQARGGNVRALGVTSPKRWAGVPDVPAIAETVPGFEAVGFYGISAPKGTPPEIVDALNAAVGEALKDPKLVARLAEVGGIPKPMAPAEFGKLVADETEKWRKVVEFAGVSVD, encoded by the coding sequence ATGATCCGGTTCGTGCGTGCTGCCTTGCTTGGTTTGATTTGCTGCCTCGCCTCGATTGCCCCCTCATCCGCATCCGACTATCCGAACCGCCCGGTGCGCTGGGTGATCGGGTTTGCCGCCGGCGGCCCGGTCGACATCGTCGCCCGCATCATGAGCCAGTGGCTGTCGGATCGTTTCGGCCAGCAATTCATCGTCGAGAACCGCACCGGCTCGGGCGGCAACATCGCCGCCGCCGCCGCGATCAACTCGCCGGCTGACGGCTATACGCTGTTGTTCGTCGCGCCCAACAACGCGATCTCGACCTCGCTCTACAAGAAGCTGCCGTTCGACTTCCTGCGCGACACCACTCCGGTCGCGAGCATCATGCAGCTCACCAACATGCTGGTGGTCTCGAACGCGATGCCGGTGAAGACCGTCCAGGAGTTCATCGACTACTGCAAGGCCAATCCCGGCAAGATCTCCTATGCCTCTTCGGGCAACGGCACCTCGGTGCACATGTCGGCCGAGCTGTTCAAGGCGATGACCAAGTGCGACATGCTGCATGTGCCGTATCGGGGATCCGCGATCGCCTTCCCCGACATCATCTCCAACAAGGTACAGCTGATCTTCGACAATCTGCCGTCTGCGCTGGAGCAGGCCCGCGGCGGCAACGTCCGCGCGCTCGGCGTCACCTCGCCGAAGCGCTGGGCGGGCGTGCCCGACGTGCCGGCGATCGCCGAGACCGTGCCGGGATTCGAGGCGGTCGGCTTCTACGGCATCTCGGCGCCGAAGGGCACCCCGCCGGAGATCGTCGATGCGCTCAATGCGGCGGTCGGCGAAGCCTTGAAGGATCCCAAGCTCGTGGCGCGACTTGCCGAAGTCGGCGGCATCCCGAAGCCGATGGCCCCGGCCGAATTCGGCAAGCTGGTGGCCGACGAAACCGAGAAATGGCGCAAAGTCGTCGAGTTTGCCGGCGTCTCGGTGGATTGA
- a CDS encoding TAXI family TRAP transporter solute-binding subunit, with amino-acid sequence MKFAVMVCAGALLLAGGVAAQEGSKTISRTTISFATATPGGGFPLYGNAFAEVMNAADPTLSIEPRNTKGSNENIPLLEAGDIDIATVAGEPSYEAFMGIGRPKATKLKILTAMYSSPGMFVVRADSPYKTIQDLVGQPVAFGAKGSGLPILSRYILDGIGLKQDEDFKSIYLDRAGDGPAMVEDGRAAALWGAGIGWPGFTKMAESATGARFIAPTTDEIARIRAKHTFLKPLTIPAGSYPNQTAAISSVGSWSYILVRETLPDVVAYRLAKTLHGIEATFCNQLAQACETTAANTVAAAPDINLIHPGVLRYFREIDVAK; translated from the coding sequence ATGAAATTCGCTGTTATGGTGTGCGCCGGCGCGCTGCTGCTCGCGGGCGGGGTGGCGGCGCAGGAGGGGAGCAAGACCATTTCCAGAACCACGATCAGTTTCGCCACGGCGACGCCGGGTGGCGGGTTTCCGCTGTATGGCAATGCCTTCGCCGAGGTGATGAATGCGGCCGACCCGACGCTATCGATCGAGCCGCGCAACACCAAGGGCTCCAATGAGAACATCCCGCTGCTCGAGGCCGGCGACATCGATATCGCAACCGTCGCCGGCGAGCCGTCCTACGAAGCTTTCATGGGCATCGGCCGGCCGAAGGCCACGAAGCTCAAGATCCTCACCGCGATGTATTCGAGCCCGGGCATGTTCGTGGTGCGGGCGGACAGCCCGTACAAGACGATCCAGGATCTCGTCGGCCAGCCCGTCGCGTTCGGCGCCAAGGGTTCCGGCCTGCCGATCCTGTCGCGCTACATCCTCGACGGCATCGGGCTGAAGCAGGACGAGGACTTCAAGTCGATCTATCTCGATCGCGCCGGCGACGGGCCGGCGATGGTCGAGGACGGCCGCGCCGCCGCATTGTGGGGCGCCGGCATCGGCTGGCCCGGCTTCACCAAGATGGCCGAGAGCGCCACCGGCGCGCGCTTCATCGCGCCGACCACGGACGAGATCGCCCGCATCCGCGCCAAGCACACTTTCCTCAAGCCTCTGACGATCCCCGCCGGCAGCTATCCTAACCAGACCGCAGCCATCTCTTCGGTCGGCTCCTGGAGCTACATCCTGGTGCGCGAGACCTTGCCCGACGTCGTCGCCTACCGGCTGGCGAAGACGCTGCACGGTATCGAGGCGACCTTCTGCAACCAGCTGGCCCAGGCGTGCGAGACCACGGCGGCGAACACCGTCGCCGCCGCGCCTGATATCAACCTGATCCACCCCGGCGTGCTGAGATATTTCCGCGAGATTGATGTGGCGAAATGA